The following coding sequences lie in one Candidatus Methanomethylicota archaeon genomic window:
- a CDS encoding serine hydrolase, translating into MKIEELKSFIESETPKLMKISRTPGLSISIIIDGEKAYMKAFGAKDLESNSPATINTLYGFGSCTKSMTALAIMQLAEEGKISIEDPVEKYAPLKIGFKEYPIRIHHLLSHSSGIPSLNTAVISLRKATGVKEDYTPLSSMEDFYRYVNAAGEEVAAKPGERYFYLNAGYTILGDIIERVSGMEYHQYIRRRILEPLKMFRSTFLKEEFERETDKMTPYWKDKDGNPRKVRMPFDKLIYAAGGLVSSVNEFSNYVIASMNYGEFDGVKLASKESIMEMQKIHVERPKTYYGREGYGYGWGIIEDFYGRRVIHHSGSTGCASAYTAFIPEEKIGVVMASNTTGFPYTYIAHAALAMLIGVKIDDVPIIKIQKRMNMLTGVYEGYGGAIRVNVVSRSGMLYMEQKDEWTDMSTPLIPCDDNLETLKFYIWSNGVKQPVEFTVSEDGKIDLYVERNRLHKIGNL; encoded by the coding sequence ATGAAGATCGAAGAGTTGAAATCATTCATTGAAAGTGAAACCCCAAAACTCATGAAGATAAGCAGAACACCAGGCTTAAGCATATCAATAATAATTGATGGGGAAAAAGCGTACATGAAAGCCTTCGGGGCAAAGGATTTGGAAAGCAATTCACCAGCAACCATAAACACGCTATACGGATTTGGATCATGCACGAAATCCATGACTGCACTGGCAATAATGCAATTGGCTGAAGAGGGGAAGATAAGCATAGAAGACCCCGTGGAGAAGTATGCACCACTAAAAATTGGATTCAAGGAATACCCAATAAGAATACACCACCTACTCTCACACTCCTCAGGAATACCATCACTAAACACTGCAGTTATAAGCTTGAGGAAAGCCACAGGGGTAAAGGAGGATTACACTCCACTAAGCAGCATGGAAGACTTCTACAGATACGTTAACGCCGCGGGAGAGGAAGTTGCAGCGAAACCTGGGGAGAGATACTTCTACCTAAACGCTGGATACACAATCCTAGGAGACATAATTGAAAGGGTAAGTGGAATGGAATACCACCAATACATTAGGAGGAGGATTCTGGAGCCACTGAAAATGTTTAGAAGCACATTTCTAAAGGAGGAGTTTGAAAGGGAAACTGACAAGATGACGCCATACTGGAAGGATAAGGATGGAAATCCGAGGAAGGTTAGAATGCCCTTCGATAAACTCATATATGCTGCAGGGGGGCTTGTCAGCTCAGTAAACGAATTCTCAAACTATGTAATTGCATCAATGAATTATGGGGAATTCGATGGCGTGAAATTGGCGAGCAAGGAGAGTATAATGGAAATGCAGAAAATCCATGTGGAAAGACCAAAAACATATTATGGTAGGGAGGGGTATGGTTACGGTTGGGGGATAATAGAAGACTTCTATGGTAGGAGGGTTATACATCACAGTGGATCAACGGGATGTGCAAGCGCATACACGGCATTCATACCAGAAGAGAAGATTGGAGTGGTAATGGCCTCAAATACCACAGGATTCCCCTACACATACATAGCCCACGCAGCATTAGCCATGCTAATTGGCGTTAAAATAGACGATGTCCCAATAATAAAGATACAGAAGAGGATGAACATGCTAACAGGAGTATATGAGGGGTATGGTGGAGCTATAAGGGTAAATGTGGTTTCAAGGAGTGGAATGCTATACATGGAGCAGAAGGATGAATGGACAGACATGTCAACGCCACTAATACCATGCGACGATAACCTTGAAACACTGAAATTCTACATATGGTCCAATGGTGTAAAACAACCAGTGGAATTCACAGTATCAGAGGATGGGAAGATAGACCTATACGTGGAGAGGAATAGATTGCATAAAATTGGAAATCTATGA
- the pgk gene encoding phosphoglycerate kinase, translating into MEYPLTLDYYTACIPYSLTNLASQLKSPTLVRIDINIPVVDGRIMEDNMRIIAYAHILELLSEYAGLVVVAHQGRPGDEDFIPLKQHWVALRKLLPSKIDIDFIPKDKVFTEETKSRIMGLREREILLLDNIRMFEEEMKWNPEKSQFIKFFKGVIKSCVNDAIPVWHRAHTSVMALPYIARTWVGLRSMYELKALSEVMKNAKDCAIIMGGAKLQKIQYLTSILSKMEGFTGGLPGQLVARVKGYDLGPRNNSFLESKMSREDFEAAKILAEKFNVAHPVDFVVLDNGEIKEVHLEDMGKCNGIIMDIGSETVEIYARRLQEKVYRIRAGPLGVYEKGFSNGVELTKLIAGLGLIFLGGDTTAEIVKYGLDRIILSTGGMLCISGGAFIHGLAGESYPSVDLILKQNKL; encoded by the coding sequence GTGGAATACCCCTTGACTCTAGACTACTATACTGCCTGTATACCATACAGTTTGACAAACCTTGCTTCGCAACTTAAATCTCCAACCCTAGTTAGGATTGACATAAACATACCTGTGGTTGATGGTAGGATAATGGAGGATAATATGAGGATCATTGCCTACGCCCACATACTTGAACTCCTATCAGAGTATGCTGGTTTAGTTGTTGTAGCTCATCAAGGTAGACCTGGGGATGAGGACTTCATACCATTGAAGCAGCATTGGGTTGCTTTGAGGAAGCTTCTACCTTCAAAAATAGATATAGACTTCATCCCAAAGGATAAGGTCTTCACTGAGGAGACTAAGTCTAGGATTATGGGTCTTAGGGAGCGCGAAATACTGTTACTGGACAATATTAGGATGTTTGAGGAGGAGATGAAGTGGAATCCTGAGAAATCCCAATTCATAAAGTTCTTTAAGGGGGTTATAAAGAGCTGCGTTAATGATGCCATACCAGTATGGCATAGAGCTCACACAAGTGTAATGGCCCTCCCCTACATTGCTAGGACTTGGGTTGGACTTAGATCCATGTATGAACTTAAAGCTTTAAGTGAGGTTATGAAGAACGCTAAGGATTGCGCCATAATTATGGGTGGAGCTAAGCTCCAGAAGATACAGTACCTAACATCCATATTATCAAAGATGGAGGGGTTCACTGGAGGCCTCCCAGGTCAACTTGTGGCTAGGGTTAAGGGTTACGATCTCGGCCCCAGAAATAACTCCTTCCTAGAATCGAAAATGTCTAGGGAGGATTTTGAAGCCGCTAAGATTTTGGCTGAGAAGTTTAATGTTGCTCATCCAGTGGACTTTGTGGTTCTAGATAATGGCGAAATAAAGGAGGTTCACTTAGAGGATATGGGTAAATGTAATGGTATAATAATGGATATTGGAAGTGAAACTGTGGAGATTTATGCTAGGAGGCTTCAAGAGAAGGTTTATAGGATTAGGGCTGGACCTTTAGGCGTATATGAGAAGGGGTTTTCCAATGGCGTTGAACTTACAAAGCTAATTGCAGGTTTAGGCTTAATATTCCTCGGCGGGGATACTACTGCTGAGATTGTCAAGTATGGTTTGGATAGGATAATACTGAGTACTGGTGGTATGCTTTGCATTAGTGGTGGAGCATTTATACATGGACTTGCAGGTGAAAGCTACCCATCCGTAGACCTCATCCTTAAACAGAATAAACTTTGA
- a CDS encoding hydroxymethylglutaryl-CoA synthase encodes MSSEPIERRVSYISDRLRGSICPICGRRYFKPRYYCPKCGRKSMGKMEEASYLYSKGVLEACTLIDDPTNKFKILSPYIYGIVRIPEADIRIPARLTDHIQNSQFKPEDYEGREVVFRFRRRYSTEPHEIVPTTSLTFTFADEYYPYIPYETKEPKEPSEKPGIVGYALYTSRFRIREGDTERSVPFLDEDSITAAVEAGKLALIQAALHGWRIKKVYVGTESNPYAVKPIASKVAQVLDLGENLGDGVRGVDAIDTEFACKAATSMFKDAAAISKYMAEKGEEYFTMVIGTDNSQAAPRDQPGGELDYFVGYGAAAYIIGNMDVIAEIEGWYSVTSDTPDFWRRDGQKYPLHGGRFTGEPAYFKHIIKAAKKLMDKMNLTPKDINYFIPHQPNAKFPLRAARRLGFREEQCIPSLKVTKFGNLYSGSSPAGLAAVLDIAKPYEKILLTSFGSGAGSDAYLITVTPKIVEKRKRTEKFNVEWQSSNPHLIYLDYHTYRKFKEGI; translated from the coding sequence GTGAGTTCAGAACCCATAGAGAGGAGGGTAAGTTACATATCGGATAGGCTACGTGGAAGCATATGCCCAATATGTGGAAGAAGATATTTCAAGCCAAGATACTACTGCCCAAAATGTGGAAGGAAGAGTATGGGTAAAATGGAGGAGGCAAGCTACCTATATAGTAAGGGGGTTTTGGAAGCATGCACATTAATAGATGACCCCACAAACAAATTCAAAATCCTCTCACCATACATTTATGGAATAGTTAGAATACCGGAAGCAGACATAAGGATACCTGCAAGGCTAACAGACCACATACAAAACTCACAATTCAAACCTGAGGATTATGAGGGGAGAGAAGTTGTATTCAGATTTAGGAGGAGATATTCAACGGAGCCCCATGAAATAGTGCCAACAACATCACTCACATTCACATTCGCAGACGAATACTACCCATACATACCATACGAAACTAAAGAGCCGAAGGAACCATCTGAGAAGCCTGGAATAGTTGGATATGCATTATACACATCCAGATTCAGGATAAGGGAGGGGGATACTGAGAGGTCAGTACCATTCCTAGATGAAGACTCAATAACAGCTGCCGTGGAAGCTGGGAAACTTGCACTAATACAAGCTGCATTACATGGGTGGAGGATCAAGAAGGTTTATGTGGGAACGGAATCAAACCCATACGCAGTAAAACCAATAGCATCAAAAGTTGCACAAGTATTGGATCTAGGAGAAAACCTAGGGGATGGAGTTAGAGGGGTGGATGCCATAGACACGGAATTCGCATGCAAAGCGGCTACAAGCATGTTCAAAGATGCAGCGGCAATATCAAAGTACATGGCTGAGAAGGGGGAGGAATACTTCACAATGGTCATAGGAACTGACAATTCACAAGCAGCTCCAAGAGATCAACCTGGAGGGGAATTAGACTACTTCGTAGGTTATGGTGCAGCAGCATACATAATAGGTAACATGGATGTGATAGCTGAAATAGAGGGGTGGTACTCAGTAACCTCAGATACACCTGACTTCTGGAGGAGGGATGGACAGAAATATCCACTACATGGAGGGAGATTCACAGGTGAACCAGCATACTTCAAACATATAATTAAAGCTGCAAAGAAGCTTATGGACAAAATGAATCTAACACCAAAAGACATAAACTACTTCATCCCACACCAGCCAAACGCCAAATTCCCACTACGAGCCGCTAGAAGACTGGGATTCAGGGAGGAGCAATGCATACCATCATTAAAAGTAACGAAATTTGGAAACCTATACTCCGGATCAAGCCCAGCAGGGTTAGCTGCAGTTCTAGACATTGCCAAACCATACGAGAAGATCCTCCTAACAAGCTTCGGATCAGGGGCTGGAAGCGACGCATACCTAATAACTGTAACCCCAAAGATAGTTGAGAAGCGTAAGAGAACTGAGAAATTCAACGTTGAATGGCAAAGCAGCAACCCACACCTAATATACCTAGACTACCACACATACAGGAAGTTTAAGGAGGGAATATAA
- a CDS encoding glycine C-acetyltransferase, which translates to MGRRTEYLKAELENLKAQGLYFVERVRVGPPDNRVVIRGVEYILMCSNNYLGLANHPKIREAAIRAIEEYGVGAGAVRPISGTTDLHIEAEEKIAKFKRREAAILFQSGYVANVGAISALVGDEDAILSEELNHGSIIDGIRLTKAKRLIYKHLNMEDLEAKLKEAKDSRRRFIITDGVFSMDGDIAPLDKIADLADKYDAIVYVDDAHGEGVLGDHGRGIVDHFKLHDRIDIEMGTLSKAFGVIGGYIASSKEVVEYLKQRARPHLLSSALNPPDVAAIIAAIDLLSSSDEPLKKLWSNARYFQKSLVDRGFNIGNTKTPITPVMIGDEKKTQQLVEMLFNDYHIFVQAVVYPWVPRGTARIRFQPNATHSIEDLNYVIDSLTEAAKKIGVLT; encoded by the coding sequence TTGGGTAGGAGAACTGAATATCTTAAAGCTGAATTGGAGAATTTGAAGGCTCAAGGATTATACTTTGTGGAGAGGGTTAGGGTTGGGCCTCCAGATAATAGGGTTGTGATTAGGGGGGTTGAGTATATTCTAATGTGCTCCAACAATTACCTTGGACTTGCAAATCACCCTAAGATTAGGGAGGCTGCCATTAGAGCTATAGAAGAGTATGGTGTTGGGGCTGGAGCTGTTCGCCCAATATCTGGAACCACAGATCTACATATTGAGGCTGAAGAGAAGATTGCAAAGTTTAAACGTAGGGAGGCTGCAATACTATTCCAATCTGGCTACGTTGCCAATGTGGGCGCCATATCAGCTTTGGTTGGTGATGAAGATGCAATACTTAGTGAGGAGCTTAATCATGGTAGCATAATTGATGGTATAAGGCTTACGAAGGCTAAGAGGCTGATATATAAGCATTTGAATATGGAGGATTTGGAAGCTAAGTTGAAGGAGGCTAAGGATTCCAGAAGGAGATTCATAATAACTGATGGTGTCTTCAGTATGGATGGCGATATAGCTCCACTGGATAAGATTGCTGATTTGGCTGACAAGTATGATGCAATAGTGTATGTTGATGATGCTCACGGTGAGGGTGTTTTAGGGGATCATGGTAGGGGTATTGTGGATCACTTCAAACTTCATGATAGAATAGATATTGAGATGGGGACTTTATCCAAAGCCTTCGGAGTTATAGGCGGATACATTGCCAGTTCAAAGGAAGTTGTGGAATACCTCAAGCAGAGGGCTAGACCACATCTTCTTAGTAGCGCATTGAATCCACCTGACGTTGCAGCTATAATTGCAGCCATAGACTTGCTTTCCTCAAGTGATGAGCCTTTAAAGAAGCTCTGGAGCAATGCTAGATACTTCCAGAAGTCCCTTGTGGATAGAGGGTTTAATATTGGCAATACCAAGACCCCCATAACTCCAGTTATGATTGGTGATGAGAAGAAGACTCAGCAGTTGGTGGAGATGTTATTTAATGATTATCATATATTCGTTCAAGCAGTGGTTTATCCATGGGTTCCAAGGGGGACTGCTAGGATTAGATTCCAGCCAAATGCCACTCACAGCATTGAGGATTTAAATTACGTTATTGACTCTTTGACTGAAGCTGCCAAGAAGATTGGTGTATTAACTTAG
- a CDS encoding YkgJ family cysteine cluster protein, translating into MYRMWKLHTIMPSGSIHNGFQWKYKAIKDKPMHWMQNMRSRMPKKCNKSNHKINLHMGGLMVKCLKCGRCCIETQMPLTRRDIERIERLGYRRWEFSVENDGKLKLRNINGHCYFLNPKNMKCKIYRDRPEGCRIYPVVYIEGGYVGVDDECPASKTVTIREICKKKPKLIKLLIEVEGLRK; encoded by the coding sequence ATGTATAGGATGTGGAAACTGCATACAATCATGCCCAGTGGAAGTATACACAATGGATTCCAATGGAAGTATAAAGCCATCAAGGATAAGCCTATGCATTGGATGCAAAATATGCGAAGCAGAATGCCCAAGAAATGCAATAAAAGTAATCATAAAATAAACCTACATATGGGTGGATTGATGGTTAAATGCCTAAAATGTGGAAGATGTTGCATTGAAACACAAATGCCACTTACACGTAGAGATATAGAGAGAATTGAAAGGCTTGGATATAGGAGATGGGAATTCTCCGTGGAAAATGATGGTAAACTCAAACTAAGAAACATAAATGGACACTGCTACTTCCTAAACCCAAAAAACATGAAATGCAAAATATATAGGGATAGACCTGAAGGGTGCAGGATATACCCAGTAGTATACATTGAGGGGGGATACGTGGGCGTAGACGATGAATGCCCAGCCTCAAAAACAGTGACCATAAGGGAAATATGTAAAAAGAAGCCTAAATTAATCAAATTATTGATTGAAGTTGAGGGGTTGAGGAAGTGA
- the gcvPA gene encoding aminomethyl-transferring glycine dehydrogenase subunit GcvPA → MDVHPYLPNSSKKVLEEMLKTIGISDVSELYKDIPESIKFKGELNIPGPMSEFEVYKFIRGILDDNVSLMDMPIFLGAGCWPHHVPSAVKSIVGRSEFLTSYTPYQAEISQGMLQALFEFQSLICELTGMDVANASMYDWASALAEAALMAVRVTGRKKVIVPKIISPDRLTTLKTYAEPHGISIIMADYDRESGCIDLSKLRGVASNDVAAIYVENPSYLGFIETGVDDVASIAHGVGALFIVGVDPISLGVLKAPGDYGADIVVGEGQPLGNPMNFGGPLLGIFACRWDDKLVRQMPGRIIGLTSTMDESERGFVMILQTREQHIRRERATSNICSNEALCAVAAAAYLSLLGPSGLRELCESIMYRSHYAMKLLNEIKGVRAPIFNSPHFKEFTVNFDESKVSVEHVHRELLKRGIHGGKVIKNEFPEFGETALYCVTEVHSRGDIERLALNLKSILGV, encoded by the coding sequence GTGGATGTGCATCCATACCTACCAAATTCTTCGAAGAAGGTTTTGGAGGAGATGCTTAAAACCATTGGAATCAGCGACGTCTCTGAGCTTTACAAGGATATTCCGGAGTCTATTAAGTTTAAGGGTGAATTGAATATTCCCGGCCCCATGTCTGAGTTTGAAGTTTATAAGTTTATTCGTGGCATTTTGGATGATAATGTTAGTTTAATGGATATGCCAATATTCCTTGGGGCTGGTTGCTGGCCTCATCACGTCCCATCAGCAGTTAAGAGTATTGTTGGTAGAAGTGAGTTCCTAACGTCCTATACACCATATCAAGCTGAGATTTCCCAGGGGATGCTTCAAGCCTTATTTGAGTTTCAAAGTCTAATTTGTGAGTTGACTGGGATGGATGTGGCCAATGCATCCATGTATGATTGGGCTTCAGCCCTTGCTGAAGCTGCTTTAATGGCTGTTAGGGTTACGGGTAGGAAGAAGGTTATTGTGCCAAAGATCATTAGCCCAGATAGGCTTACGACTTTGAAGACTTATGCTGAGCCTCATGGTATCTCCATAATTATGGCTGATTATGATAGGGAGAGTGGATGTATAGACCTATCTAAGCTTAGGGGGGTTGCCTCAAATGATGTGGCTGCAATTTACGTTGAAAATCCATCGTATCTTGGATTCATAGAGACAGGTGTTGATGATGTGGCGTCCATAGCTCATGGTGTGGGCGCCCTATTCATTGTTGGAGTAGACCCAATATCCCTTGGGGTTTTGAAGGCCCCTGGAGATTATGGTGCAGATATAGTTGTCGGTGAAGGTCAACCCCTCGGTAATCCAATGAATTTTGGAGGTCCATTGCTGGGCATTTTTGCATGTAGATGGGATGATAAGCTTGTTAGACAAATGCCTGGCAGGATTATTGGTTTAACCAGTACGATGGATGAATCTGAGAGGGGGTTTGTGATGATCTTGCAGACTAGGGAGCAACATATTAGGAGGGAGCGTGCAACATCAAATATATGTAGTAATGAAGCTTTATGTGCAGTTGCAGCCGCTGCATATCTATCCCTCTTAGGCCCATCTGGGTTGAGGGAGCTTTGTGAATCGATAATGTATAGATCTCATTATGCCATGAAGCTCCTCAATGAAATTAAGGGTGTTAGGGCTCCAATATTCAATTCACCACACTTTAAGGAGTTTACAGTCAATTTCGATGAATCTAAGGTTAGTGTGGAGCATGTTCATAGGGAGCTTCTAAAGAGGGGGATTCATGGCGGAAAGGTAATTAAGAATGAGTTTCCAGAGTTTGGTGAAACAGCGCTTTACTGTGTAACTGAAGTTCATTCTAGGGGGGATATTGAGAGGCTTGCATTGAATTTAAAATCCATTTTGGGGGTGTGA
- the gcvPB gene encoding aminomethyl-transferring glycine dehydrogenase subunit GcvPB, whose product MFRQAKWHEPLIFELGYDGRRGYIPPKVDDEVKSAVGDVLAKIPEKLKRKELNLPQLSEVEVVRHYTRLSEMNYGVDSGVYPLGSCTMKYNPKVNEELASLDSVAYVHPLQDESTVQGSLRLMYMVEKWLAEITGMYRFTLQPAAGAHGEYVGCLIIRAYHKFRGEGFRDEMIIPDSAHGTNPASAAMAGFKVVVVPSDEKGCVDLKALRSAVSERTAGLMLTNPNTLGVFDEHIVEIAEIIHDAGGLLYYDGANLNGILGIVRPGDMGFDIVHLNLHKTFSTPHGGGGPGSGPVGVKEKLEPFLPVPVVEFDGKRYYLDYNRPLSIGKVRSFYGNFAVIVKAAAYILSMGAKGLKAAAELSTLNTNYFLKCMSNVRGYSLPYDPSKPRKHECVLSAEPMERETGVRALDVAKALLDRGLHAPTIYFPLIVKEALMIEFTDTETKENIDAYVKALKEISDEAYSNPSILKSSPRNTSVGRLDDVKANHPRFLAPSWRVYMRRLKGAGG is encoded by the coding sequence ATGTTTAGGCAGGCTAAATGGCATGAACCATTAATCTTTGAGTTGGGTTATGATGGTAGGAGGGGCTATATACCTCCAAAAGTTGATGATGAAGTTAAGTCTGCTGTGGGTGACGTTTTGGCTAAGATTCCGGAGAAGCTTAAGCGTAAAGAGCTGAATCTACCACAGCTCTCCGAAGTTGAGGTTGTTAGGCATTATACCCGTCTATCTGAGATGAATTATGGTGTTGACTCCGGGGTCTACCCATTGGGTTCTTGCACCATGAAGTATAATCCGAAGGTTAATGAGGAGTTGGCATCCCTTGACTCTGTGGCTTATGTTCATCCATTACAAGATGAATCTACAGTTCAAGGTTCTTTAAGGCTTATGTACATGGTGGAGAAGTGGCTTGCAGAAATAACTGGGATGTATAGGTTTACTCTTCAGCCAGCTGCTGGGGCTCATGGGGAGTATGTGGGTTGCCTAATTATTAGGGCTTACCATAAGTTTAGGGGTGAAGGGTTTAGGGATGAGATGATAATTCCAGATAGTGCCCATGGAACTAATCCTGCAAGTGCAGCTATGGCTGGGTTTAAGGTTGTGGTTGTTCCTTCTGATGAGAAGGGGTGTGTGGATTTGAAGGCTTTGAGGAGTGCGGTTTCGGAGAGGACTGCTGGACTCATGCTTACAAACCCGAATACCTTGGGGGTGTTTGATGAGCATATTGTTGAGATTGCTGAGATAATTCATGATGCTGGTGGACTACTATACTATGATGGTGCAAATCTGAATGGCATATTGGGGATAGTTAGACCTGGCGATATGGGTTTTGATATAGTCCACTTAAATCTCCATAAGACGTTTTCCACTCCACATGGTGGTGGAGGGCCTGGTTCAGGTCCTGTTGGAGTTAAGGAGAAGCTTGAGCCATTCCTACCGGTTCCAGTTGTGGAGTTTGATGGTAAGAGGTATTATTTGGATTACAATAGGCCTTTATCCATTGGGAAGGTTAGATCTTTCTATGGTAATTTCGCCGTCATAGTTAAGGCTGCAGCATACATATTGTCCATGGGGGCTAAGGGTTTAAAGGCTGCCGCAGAGCTTTCAACTTTGAATACCAATTACTTCTTGAAGTGTATGTCCAATGTTAGGGGGTATAGCCTCCCATATGATCCAAGTAAGCCTAGGAAGCATGAGTGTGTTTTGAGCGCTGAGCCTATGGAGAGGGAGACTGGCGTTAGGGCTTTGGATGTTGCTAAAGCTTTGCTTGATCGTGGTTTACATGCTCCAACAATATACTTCCCATTGATCGTTAAGGAGGCTTTGATGATAGAGTTCACGGACACTGAGACGAAGGAGAATATTGATGCATATGTTAAGGCTTTGAAGGAGATTTCAGATGAGGCTTACAGCAATCCATCCATTTTAAAGTCTTCTCCAAGGAATACCTCTGTTGGGAGATTGGATGATGTGAAGGCCAATCACCCTAGATTCCTAGCGCCATCTTGGAGGGTTTATATGCGTAGATTGAAGGGGGCTGGTGGTTGA
- a CDS encoding MoaD/ThiS family protein: MLKVTILFFSFFRENLGLDRIVLDIDAPLSVRDLLMVVDGKLNGRLMKLISNPDGEFRKDIHFAVNMRRIGVEDLSNVIIGDGDVLAIMPAPSGG, from the coding sequence ATGTTGAAGGTTACAATACTATTCTTCTCATTTTTCAGGGAAAATTTGGGTTTAGATAGGATCGTATTGGATATTGATGCTCCTCTAAGTGTTAGGGATTTGTTGATGGTTGTTGATGGTAAGCTTAATGGTAGGCTTATGAAGCTCATTTCGAATCCGGATGGAGAGTTTAGAAAGGATATTCACTTCGCTGTTAATATGCGTAGGATTGGGGTTGAGGATTTATCCAATGTTATAATTGGGGATGGGGATGTTTTGGCAATTATGCCTGCCCCTTCAGGGGGTTAA
- a CDS encoding tRNA (N(6)-L-threonylcarbamoyladenosine(37)-C(2))-methylthiotransferase, with protein sequence MKVYIESYGCAANDADTNLMRNMILSRHEIVGDPWKADAIIINTCTVRGETERKIIKRIRELEDIRRKIGGKLIVAGCMAKAQPALVLNAAPEASLISPQRVSEILEVLESNVREIRITGYGAKSLEGAVKGGLTVTIPIAEGCLGNCSYCIVKLARGGLKSYSIEEVKRVVRKAVEEGAREIRLTAQDTAAYGMDIGTNLAKLLREILEIPGGYIIRIGMMTPNNALKIIDDLMEIYEDERIYKFMHIPLQSGDDEILKLMNRRYSVNDYKTIVRKFRSKYPMGFITTDIISGFPMESEEAHKRTIRVIEETKPDKVNVAKYSPRPHTKAAALPQLPESIRSERCREVVEVARRISLERNMMHVGRIEDALVLKVDGETAKARMKNYRLVKINGCGEILGRMVKVKITGAKTTHLIGELTP encoded by the coding sequence ATGAAAGTTTATATAGAAAGCTATGGATGCGCAGCCAACGATGCAGATACAAACCTAATGAGGAACATGATACTGTCAAGACATGAGATAGTAGGGGACCCATGGAAGGCAGATGCAATAATAATAAACACATGCACAGTTAGGGGGGAGACTGAAAGGAAGATTATAAAGAGGATAAGGGAGCTTGAGGATATTAGGAGGAAGATTGGAGGTAAACTTATAGTTGCAGGATGCATGGCTAAAGCTCAACCAGCACTAGTATTAAATGCAGCACCAGAAGCCTCACTAATATCACCACAAAGAGTTAGCGAAATACTTGAAGTTCTAGAATCAAATGTGAGGGAAATTAGAATTACAGGATATGGAGCCAAAAGCCTCGAGGGGGCAGTTAAAGGTGGATTAACTGTTACAATACCAATAGCTGAAGGATGCCTTGGAAACTGTAGCTACTGCATAGTTAAATTGGCTAGAGGTGGATTGAAAAGCTACAGTATTGAGGAGGTAAAGAGGGTTGTGAGGAAGGCTGTGGAGGAGGGAGCTAGGGAAATTAGACTTACAGCTCAAGACACAGCAGCATATGGAATGGATATAGGGACAAACCTAGCAAAGCTATTGAGGGAAATACTTGAGATACCGGGAGGGTACATTATTAGAATTGGAATGATGACCCCAAATAACGCCCTAAAAATAATAGACGATCTAATGGAGATATATGAGGATGAGAGAATCTACAAATTTATGCATATACCGCTACAGAGCGGGGATGATGAAATCCTAAAGCTAATGAATAGAAGATACAGCGTGAACGATTACAAGACAATAGTTAGAAAGTTTAGATCAAAATATCCAATGGGATTCATAACCACAGACATAATATCAGGATTCCCAATGGAAAGTGAAGAGGCACATAAGAGGACTATAAGGGTTATTGAGGAAACAAAACCAGATAAAGTGAACGTAGCAAAATACTCCCCAAGACCCCACACCAAAGCCGCAGCCCTACCACAACTACCAGAAAGCATTAGGAGTGAGAGGTGTAGGGAAGTCGTTGAAGTCGCGAGGAGGATATCCCTAGAGAGGAATATGATGCATGTGGGGAGAATTGAAGATGCATTAGTGCTTAAAGTTGATGGGGAAACCGCTAAGGCTAGAATGAAGAATTATAGGCTTGTAAAGATAAATGGGTGTGGGGAAATTCTTGGAAGAATGGTTAAGGTCAAAATAACTGGAGCAAAAACCACACATTTAATTGGAGAGTTAACCCCCTGA
- a CDS encoding ribbon-helix-helix domain-containing protein: MKVITIRLPEGVVRELDVLIKCGRYSSRAEVIREAVRELVRKEFVSARSDLKVYG; the protein is encoded by the coding sequence ATGAAAGTAATCACCATTAGGCTTCCTGAAGGTGTGGTTAGGGAGCTTGATGTACTCATTAAATGTGGCCGTTACTCTTCTCGAGCTGAGGTTATACGTGAAGCTGTTAGGGAGCTTGTTCGGAAGGAGTTTGTTAGTGCTAGGAGTGATCTTAAGGTTTATGGTTGA